ATGAAGAGCATTAACCATCCTTATGTAATAAAGTGTCATGAATCATTTATACACGACGATGTTTATTTAGTCATTATTATGGAATACTGTGAGGGGGGAGATATTGGGGCTGTAATTGACTCTTGTATATCAAAAGGTACTTATTTGCCAGAAGAAAAAATCTTATATTGGTGTGCACAGTTAGCAGCAGGGCTTTACTATTTACATAATGAATGCAGAATTATTCACAGAGACATAAAACCctccaatattttcatcagGGAAAATGGAGACCTTGTAATTGGTGATTTTGGCATAAGCAGGATTATGCTCAGTGTAACAATGCCTTTTACTTTGACCTCAATAGGTACTCCTCAGTATATGTCACCAGAAATGTGTGAGAATAAGCCATATACATATAAGAGCGATATATGGTCATTTGGATGCGTTTTATATGAATTAACATGTCTTAAGCCACCATTTTCTGGAGATTCACTGTTATCTCTGGCTTGGAAGATCTCATTTCAAGAAATAGAGCCATTACCAAGCTGTTATTCATCAaacttatttaaattaatacaaaGCTTATTATCTAGGGATCCAATTCTCCGTCCAGATCCATTGGAGATTTTGAATAACGAGTCttttttagaatttaatcatttatcaaaatttttacCAAATAAAATAGGAAATGACTTGAAAGAAGGGACAGTTGAGAAAGTAGAAGGAACTTTTAATGCTCTTTTCCAAGATAATTTGAACCAAAATAACAAGAATCAGcttgaaataaattctaCAAATGACTGCAATGCTAGTCAGTTGAATACAAGGCCAAGTTCAGGTTTTAGTGCTGGAAATAATGACTCATTTAGCTTTTCTAAAGAGAGTTATTCTTTATATGAAGGAGAAGATAAGCAAAAGCGTAGTGAAGTCAATTTAATTGgtcaaaataatattcataataatttaatcgATGGATATGAATGCtctaaaaattcaattttgcATTCAACCTCTGTCAACATTGTTACTAATTGCTCTCCAAATGAGAATTATATCCCcgaaaaagaaaatattaggGAATGTTGTGGAATCTTGACCAACTATGAGCATCAATACTTTAGTGTATTAGTCGGAAGAATACAACATCATATCTTAAGATATACAGAAAAAATGAACTTTTTATTCTGCTCAGAACAAGATGATATACTAACTGTGTTTAAAAAATGTTTCAAATCTTGTCAAAGTGACTTATACTCTTTAGACGGCTATTTGACGCAGGAATGGTTCTCTGAGTTTGTTAATGAGCTTAACGTGGGGCTATCCGAAAATGAAGCTTCATTCTTCCTTTCATATATTGgttattttatttactcTGAAAACAAAGATCCCTTCTCAGaatgtaaaaaaaatgagtcCAAGAAAAACAAAAGCAGTTATAAAATAAGACATACAAAATCTTCCGGTAGTCTGCTTTCACTGGATGTATCTAAAACTATGAGGAACATTGATTCAAAAAGTAAAGATGTTTTCCTTGGAACTGTTGAATTTAGTGAAGATACAAAACATCCAATTCAAAACAAAGAAAACATTAAACCTAAGATTCCAAAAATATACGAATTTATTGagaaaatttattcttggaataaaataaaattaaataagtTTCAAGAACAAGGCGTTTTAGAGTCTACTGAAACTACAAATCTGAGATTTGAAAAGGGACCTAGCCCCTTTCCAATAAgtccaataataaattacaaTAATTATAAGCAGAATATACATTCTATTAAACCTTGCTTCTATCTTTTTATTACAGACTGGATTCAGACTATATTAACTCCAATTTTAGccatcaataatattacataTAACTCAAATCAGTCTGTAAGTAGGGGAAAGAAAATTACATTAAGGCAAGGATTTCATCTTTTTGATCAGAGGACTCAGGGAACTTTATCTAGACAACATTTCAGGACTGTTTTATACTTGATTTTGCCAAAGCTAACTTCAGTACAGCTTGATTGGCTTTACGCTCTCGCACCAAAAGatttatttggaaatgTCAAGTATGAACAGTTTCTAGATTTCattgataatattcaaaattctGGTAAAACCGTAACTGctaatgaaaatatgaaCAGAGAACATGCTTTGAATGTACCCAGGAGAAGAGATAAATCTGAGGACCTAACCAAGAAATTTAGCTTTTTTGAGAATATAGAGATTCAAATAGATAAGGAAGAGaatgatgaaaatttgGAGAATAAAGGACAAGATCATGCTTAtataaaggaaaaaaacaccaataatattcttaataaaattcaatttcaagGAGAAAAGTTTCAAACTAACTCTGAAActaaattgaaaaataagatAAAAAACTATATAGATGAATCAGAAAATGAGAGATTACAACATTTTGGAGAGACTGAAATAACTAATAATGGATATAATAACATTCCTATTATGCAACAAGAACTATATAGCTTTGGAATACAGGATGTCG
This Cryptosporidium parvum Iowa II chromosome 7, whole genome shotgun sequence DNA region includes the following protein-coding sequences:
- a CDS encoding NIMA-related kinase 5 produces the protein MKLTIPFLPRNSSFDFLHKNYRIIEYVGKGQFGNTYKVENTIDYKIWLAKCIDLSQMDEDDKKRSLQEAEIMKSINHPYVIKCHESFIHDDVYLVIIMEYCEGGDIGAVIDSCISKGTYLPEEKILYWCAQLAAGLYYLHNECRIIHRDIKPSNIFIRENGDLVIGDFGISRIMLSVTMPFTLTSIGTPQYMSPEMCENKPYTYKSDIWSFGCVLYELTCLKPPFSGDSLLSLAWKISFQEIEPLPSCYSSNLFKLIQSLLSRDPILRPDPLEILNNESFLEFNHLSKFLPNKIGNDLKEGTVEKVEGTFNALFQDNLNQNNKNQLEINSTNDCNASQLNTRPSSGFSAGNNDSFSFSKESYSLYEGEDKQKRSEVNLIGQNNIHNNLIDGYECSKNSILHSTSVNIVTNCSPNENYIPEKENIRECCGILTNYEHQYFSVLVGRIQHHILRYTEKMNFLFCSEQDDILTVFKKCFKSCQSDLYSLDGYLTQEWFSEFVNELNVGLSENEASFFLSYIGYFIYSENKDPFSECKKNESKKNKSSYKIRHTKSSGSLLSLDVSKTMRNIDSKSKDVFLGTVEFSEDTKHPIQNKENIKPKIPKIYEFIEKIYSWNKIKLNKFQEQGVLESTETTNLRFEKGPSPFPISPIINYNNYKQNIHSIKPCFYLFITDWIQTILTPILAINNITYNSNQSVSRGKKITLRQGFHLFDQRTQGTLSRQHFRTVLYLILPKLTSVQLDWLYALAPKDLFGNVKYEQFLDFIDNIQNSGKTVTANENMNREHALNVPRRRDKSEDLTKKFSFFENIEIQIDKEENDENLENKGQDHAYIKEKNTNNILNKIQFQGEKFQTNSETKLKNKIKNYIDESENERLQHFGETEITNNGYNNIPIMQQELYSFGIQDVVLLHYNSQACMRRPSPSPQLLSRARNASFIRSSRRGCEPEVDGDNKENDSKLNLAASEIEVKQKFEKLQKQSSVSTDSTGEQYLKISHIKNQEVNEKQDLNVNNDKISTYNLCLNISKSLVGSLIKELECLIQKLQVERIYTCWITAKASESQKELFGEVFEKLTNIRLDTSLALDLLISNLDMMKNPNQFESIIELDGILAILKEELPLQRDAVDCILRVIDHMELSSEQESKTIVESQLINSDASKVYKQIMKQAITNNIVLPISTKSKYKSSRSHEGEVASTPVRSINSIKETDFCKSQLDSNSKVFDWTGKFLASFEFFGEATVNLIQCGINILESMRNFRQDFQLQETSLKDFSKLNLLIENYRQWSHLKEHVSRECAFVASIGANHDLKNDIETARIFLELLGARRFQVNVTWQQQSSTEKQLFRKLFLLEESLWNSQSYLSLGEDMLSSKKESDSELWLICGEQTCGALHSTCNKFISEIQSLL